In Sebaldella termitidis ATCC 33386, one DNA window encodes the following:
- a CDS encoding AAA family ATPase, with protein METKFECIIFVGIQGSGKSTFYKENFFKTHVRINLDMLKTRNRERILTEACFEAKQNFVVDNTNPTAESRKRYIDSAKKAGFKVIAYYFDIEYNTALKRNNSRSGKEKVPERAVLSTKKQLEKPVYAEGIDEIFTVITENKNIYIIKSDK; from the coding sequence ATGGAAACAAAATTTGAATGTATTATTTTTGTGGGTATTCAGGGTTCCGGGAAAAGCACTTTTTATAAGGAAAATTTTTTTAAAACTCATGTAAGAATAAATCTGGATATGCTGAAAACGAGAAACAGAGAGAGAATACTTACAGAGGCCTGTTTTGAGGCAAAGCAGAATTTTGTTGTTGATAATACCAATCCCACTGCTGAAAGCAGGAAAAGATATATTGACAGTGCGAAGAAAGCAGGATTTAAGGTGATTGCATATTATTTTGACATAGAATATAATACTGCCCTGAAAAGAAATAACAGCAGAAGCGGAAAGGAAAAAGTTCCTGAAAGGGCTGTACTGTCAACTAAAAAGCAATTGGAAAAACCGGTATATGCTGAAGGAATTGATGAAATTTTTACTGTAATAACTGAAAATAAAAATATATATATAATAAAATCAGATAAATAA
- a CDS encoding PolC-type DNA polymerase III, with protein MSIKYMKLKPSDDIYERLNIKSFSIEHINLFSKKKEMEVLIKIIHIDAFKEVMDLRRELTKTFSDSIRVKMKFLMNTVVESDKLTSLVEFLLDNYKNESIRHQYIFSDYEIYYRNNKNIQIELKSHHLIEQAVSQGIDKDLQIKLKEVTDREFKISFISEKEEGEFIAEAIEEYAVIMEETFMVEDTTSQSSTPVLYGEVIKSRIMDYSVFDQLQVGENMTIEGEVFNINTRELKNDKLLISFNVTNYKDSISCRLFLLKTEDLKLKNGEWVKLKGRVTQDRFNIEDYYLIISSIERIPSRLERRKDEAEVKRVELHAHTNMSEMSGVVSAKDLINRAVEYGHNAIAVTDYGVAYSFPFAYKAAPKDFKVIFGVEAYVVDDEQNMVERPKDAMIEQEEYIIFDIETTGFDPYKDKIIEIGAVKLKGRNIIDRFSAFVNPEVPIPEEIIKLTNITDDMVKDAELIDTVLPRFLEFCGDCTMVAHNAKFDVGFLTQKARQLELEFLPSVIDTLYWARVLITDLKRFNLKALANYFNISLDNHHRAVDDAEATASIFIKMLNMVLSKGILQIYEINDTFQNNVQTADTMNTMILVKNREGLKDLYELISRSHLDFFGERKPRIPKSMLKEKREHLLIASSANSVFRNDGELVRAYLRGMSKDEIEERADFYDYIEIHPAANYIEMVNNGEMESLDIAMEMNKYFYELGKKTGKIVVATGDAHYLEEWESVNRSVLILGSGMGHRSFKHDRKLYFRTTDEMLDAFAFLGEKEAYEVVIENTNKLADMIERLKPIPDGFYPPKIEGAEEEVREMTYNRAKKLYGENLPEILEKRIEHELEAIIGNGFAVLYLIAQKLVKKSLDNGYLVGSRGSVGSSIVAYMMEITEVNAMYPHYRCPNPECKHSEFTDMAGSGVDLPDKNCPKCGTKYIKDGHSIPFEVFMGFKGDKVPDIDLNFSGEYQSEIHRYTEELFGKDHVFRAGTISTLAERNAFGYVKKYFEESGIHKRKAEIERIAKGCEGARKTTGQHPGGMIVLPSDKSIYEFTPIQKPANDKTAESITTHFDYHVMDEQLVKLDILGHDDPTTLRILQDLTGIDIYQIPLDDPKVLSIFNSTEALGVTQKDIGSVIGSFGIPEFGTKFVREMLIETKPSSFAELVRISGLSHGTDVWLNNAQDYVKAGITTLSEVITVRDDIMNYLIDHGLDKSLAFTIMEFVRKGQPSKNKEKWEEYAKAMKEKNIKEWYIESCEKIKYMFPKGHAVAYVMMAVRIAYFKVYYPLEFYTAFLNRKVDGFSVTKMYKKLDELKEARKLLDEKMNLDVKEKGDLTLYEILIEMSHRGIELLPVDIYKSEASLFLVEDGKIRLPLVAVDGLGESVAKKVVEERKISEFISLEDILKRTKLNKTVVELMKHYKFLPDISLTNQQTLF; from the coding sequence ATGAGTATTAAATATATGAAATTAAAACCATCGGATGATATATACGAGAGACTTAACATAAAAAGTTTTTCCATAGAACACATTAATTTATTCTCCAAAAAAAAGGAAATGGAAGTTTTGATCAAAATTATCCATATAGATGCTTTCAAAGAAGTGATGGATCTGCGGCGTGAGCTGACCAAAACCTTCAGCGACAGCATAAGGGTAAAAATGAAATTTCTTATGAATACTGTTGTAGAAAGTGATAAACTGACAAGTCTCGTGGAATTTCTTCTGGATAATTACAAAAATGAAAGTATCAGACATCAGTACATTTTCTCAGATTATGAAATTTATTACAGAAATAATAAAAATATACAAATAGAGCTGAAAAGTCACCATCTGATAGAACAGGCAGTCAGTCAGGGAATAGATAAGGATCTTCAGATAAAACTAAAAGAAGTTACTGACCGGGAGTTTAAAATAAGCTTTATAAGCGAGAAAGAAGAAGGGGAATTTATAGCAGAAGCCATAGAGGAATATGCGGTGATAATGGAAGAAACTTTTATGGTGGAGGATACCACATCACAAAGCTCCACTCCGGTATTATACGGTGAGGTAATAAAGAGCAGAATCATGGACTATTCAGTATTTGATCAGCTTCAGGTCGGGGAAAACATGACTATTGAAGGGGAAGTATTCAATATAAATACAAGAGAGCTGAAAAATGACAAGCTGCTTATTTCCTTTAATGTTACAAATTACAAGGATTCTATTTCATGCAGGCTTTTTCTTTTGAAAACGGAAGATTTGAAGCTGAAAAACGGTGAATGGGTAAAGCTTAAGGGAAGAGTTACACAGGACAGATTTAATATCGAAGATTATTATCTCATTATTTCATCAATAGAGAGAATTCCGTCAAGACTGGAAAGAAGAAAAGACGAAGCGGAAGTAAAAAGAGTGGAATTACATGCACATACCAATATGAGCGAAATGAGCGGCGTAGTATCTGCTAAAGATCTCATAAACAGAGCTGTAGAATACGGACATAATGCTATAGCCGTTACAGATTACGGAGTGGCATATTCGTTTCCTTTTGCATACAAAGCGGCGCCAAAAGACTTTAAGGTTATTTTCGGCGTAGAAGCCTATGTGGTGGATGACGAACAGAACATGGTGGAAAGACCGAAAGATGCCATGATAGAACAAGAGGAATATATTATATTCGATATAGAGACTACCGGTTTCGATCCGTATAAAGATAAAATAATAGAAATAGGTGCGGTAAAACTAAAAGGCCGTAATATAATAGACAGATTTTCCGCTTTTGTAAATCCGGAAGTACCTATACCGGAAGAAATAATAAAGCTTACAAATATCACAGATGATATGGTAAAGGATGCAGAGCTTATTGATACAGTCCTTCCGCGTTTTTTGGAATTCTGCGGAGATTGTACAATGGTAGCCCATAATGCGAAATTCGATGTGGGATTCCTTACGCAAAAGGCAAGACAGCTTGAACTGGAATTTCTGCCCAGTGTCATTGATACCTTATACTGGGCAAGAGTCCTTATCACAGACCTGAAAAGATTTAACCTGAAAGCACTCGCCAATTATTTTAACATATCTCTTGATAATCATCACAGGGCAGTAGATGATGCTGAAGCTACGGCTTCTATCTTTATAAAAATGCTGAATATGGTTTTATCAAAAGGTATACTCCAAATTTATGAAATAAATGACACATTTCAGAATAACGTTCAGACAGCCGATACTATGAACACAATGATACTGGTAAAGAACAGGGAAGGGCTCAAGGATTTGTACGAGCTTATTTCAAGATCGCATCTGGATTTTTTTGGTGAGAGAAAGCCCAGAATTCCCAAGAGTATGCTTAAAGAAAAAAGAGAACATCTGTTAATAGCAAGTTCTGCGAATTCAGTATTTAGAAATGACGGAGAATTGGTAAGAGCATATTTGAGAGGTATGTCAAAAGATGAAATAGAAGAAAGAGCAGATTTTTATGATTATATAGAAATACATCCTGCTGCCAACTATATTGAAATGGTAAATAACGGAGAGATGGAAAGCCTGGATATAGCCATGGAAATGAATAAATATTTTTATGAGCTGGGTAAAAAAACAGGGAAAATCGTAGTGGCAACAGGAGATGCACATTATCTGGAAGAGTGGGAATCTGTTAACAGAAGCGTATTGATACTGGGATCGGGTATGGGACACAGGTCATTTAAGCATGACAGAAAGCTTTATTTCAGAACAACTGACGAAATGCTTGATGCTTTTGCATTCTTAGGTGAGAAGGAAGCATATGAGGTGGTAATAGAGAATACCAACAAACTGGCTGATATGATAGAGCGGCTAAAACCGATTCCTGACGGATTTTATCCTCCGAAAATAGAGGGTGCGGAGGAAGAAGTACGGGAAATGACCTATAACAGAGCCAAAAAATTATACGGGGAAAATCTTCCCGAAATTTTGGAAAAAAGAATAGAACATGAATTGGAAGCAATTATAGGCAACGGCTTTGCGGTACTTTATCTGATAGCGCAAAAGCTGGTTAAAAAATCACTTGATAACGGATATCTCGTAGGTTCAAGAGGATCGGTAGGTTCGTCAATAGTTGCTTATATGATGGAGATAACAGAGGTAAATGCTATGTATCCGCATTACAGATGTCCTAATCCTGAATGTAAACACAGTGAATTTACTGATATGGCAGGCAGCGGAGTCGATCTTCCCGATAAAAACTGTCCTAAATGCGGAACAAAGTATATAAAAGACGGGCATTCAATTCCGTTTGAGGTATTTATGGGATTCAAAGGTGACAAGGTACCGGATATTGACCTTAACTTTTCAGGGGAATATCAGTCAGAGATTCACAGATACACAGAAGAGCTTTTTGGAAAAGATCATGTATTTCGTGCAGGGACAATATCGACACTGGCTGAACGAAATGCATTTGGTTATGTAAAAAAGTACTTTGAGGAAAGCGGTATTCATAAAAGAAAAGCTGAAATAGAAAGAATAGCAAAGGGGTGTGAAGGAGCAAGAAAGACAACAGGACAGCATCCGGGAGGAATGATAGTACTTCCGAGTGACAAGTCGATATATGAATTTACCCCTATACAAAAACCGGCTAATGATAAAACAGCAGAATCCATAACTACACACTTTGATTACCACGTAATGGACGAACAGCTGGTAAAGCTGGATATACTCGGACATGATGATCCTACTACTCTTAGAATACTTCAGGATCTTACAGGGATTGATATATACCAGATACCTCTTGACGACCCTAAGGTACTCAGTATATTTAACTCTACAGAAGCATTGGGTGTTACACAGAAGGACATAGGTTCCGTAATAGGATCATTTGGTATACCAGAGTTCGGTACTAAGTTCGTACGGGAAATGCTTATAGAAACAAAGCCGAGCAGTTTTGCAGAATTGGTGAGAATCTCGGGACTTTCACACGGAACAGATGTATGGCTGAATAACGCCCAGGATTATGTAAAAGCAGGAATAACAACTCTTAGTGAAGTTATCACCGTGCGGGATGATATTATGAACTATCTTATAGATCACGGTCTTGATAAATCACTGGCATTTACTATAATGGAATTCGTTAGAAAAGGACAGCCTTCAAAAAACAAAGAAAAGTGGGAAGAATATGCCAAGGCAATGAAGGAAAAAAACATAAAAGAATGGTATATAGAATCTTGCGAAAAGATAAAATATATGTTCCCGAAAGGACATGCTGTGGCTTATGTCATGATGGCAGTAAGAATAGCATATTTCAAGGTATATTATCCTCTTGAGTTTTATACGGCATTTTTGAACAGAAAAGTAGACGGCTTCAGTGTTACCAAAATGTATAAGAAACTTGACGAATTGAAAGAAGCCAGAAAGCTTCTTGATGAAAAGATGAATCTTGACGTTAAGGAAAAAGGTGATCTGACATTATAT